GATATCCAGCTTTTCGTTCAGTGCACGGCGAGTTCGTGGGTCGTCGATCGAGTAGCCACCTGCCTCGAGGGCAGTCGGCGGTTGGGGGTTGTCGCAGGGGATGGTGAACTCATCGCGATGGTTGCGCTCTTGGCTGCACTTCCATACTGAAGTGGCTCACTGGTAATCGTCTGGTACAAATCGATTGAGGATCTCTTGAACCTCTTCCTCTTCGGTGTCAGTCACGTGCGCGATTGATCGGTCGTAGTGGTCGTGCGCCGCAAGGTAAGCGGCGATCGTTTCGGTGCCCGTATTGAATATGGCGATGGGGAGGCGCACAGTGCGGACACTACTCTGCCGGACATCGTTCTGGTACTGTAACTCAGCCTGGCGCGCCTCGACCAGGACGCGGTCTTTCAGCGTGCCCCACAGTAGCCCGCGTTCGATCGGGTCGCGCTTTGTCTTCCCGTCCTCTGCGTCGGGGTCTGCAAATTTGACGACGCCGCCGGGCACCGTCAACTCCTCGTCTGCGCCTCGACTGCTCCAGTAGGGCCCTCGTTTCCCTCCCCTACCGACGTCACCATCCGATCGGTTCAGAGTCTCCTGTTCGGCGAGTTCGACAATATCAATCGGGCTAACAAGGTCCTCGACGGCGTCCCAGTCGAATCCGGTGTCACTGTCCCGGTACGCATCTGAGGTCTCTGTTTCGTTGATTTTCTGCATTCCAGCATCTCGCAGCGCCCTATCGGGGACGTAGTACGCATGGTCCTCACCGGAGATCTCGAGCGTGCCAGTGTAGGTCACCTCGACCAGTGCCCCCCGATCGAACTCCGCTGCGATCGTCAGTTTGTGACTCATCGAGATCCCTCCATGAGAGTGCCGGCGGCTGCGTCAATGGCCGTCGCGGCGCTGTCTGCGGCAGTGGCGATACAAGACGCTATCGTCGTCAGGCAGAGATATTGGATCCCCGCTGCGTGTGCAGTGTCGGTTGACATAGTTTTGACTCACGGCGTATTGCTACCGACACGTCCTCTCCGACCAGGGACGAGGTTCGCGGGTAGCTGTCTGCCGTATATTCACCTACGACTGAATGTCATATAATACTTTCCATGAATAATTGACTCTTAGACCTCGAAACCGTCGAAATCAGCGTTTCAAGGGAGATAGTTTCATGATGTTTTAAGGAGAAAAATGAACTCACAAGCCGTGAAAAGCAGGAATTGAAAATGGCGCACGAACCGGTTCAGGGGTACACCTAATATTTATATATTTTGGCAACACAGATATGACTGACCAGGGACGAGGTTCGACGACTTCTGTCGAACCAGTTCTCAAACACCGCGAGTAACTACTCCCGTCTCGGCCCATATCCATCTCGTTCTCCCTTCGCTTGCAAGTCTCTTCCATATCGGTCTATTCATTATCTATTTCGATAATGTCAGCACCACCTATATCCAGAGTTTCACGCAGCATCTCGATGTCGGCTTCCTCACGGAAATTTTTCCGAGTTGTCTGGTTTCTCACGTGACGGACAACAATTCGCATATAGATCACGAACGCCGCGAGCGTGAGGTGCAACTCAACCTGCGGAGCTTCGACCTCAGCGATGACCCGATCGTCGAGCGCCCCATCGAATGGGACGGATAGACGAGATATCGTGGGGACCCTCTCAGCCTGCGCTTAATCGTTCTGGAAGTCTTGAGACAGGTGGATCAACGTGTGGACGTTTAGCATCGACGCATCCGAGAGTTCCCTGCGCATTGCATCCCGAAAGTCACGGCACGCAAGCACGATCCGGTAATACTGCCGCGCATCGAACCCTGTGTCGAGTGAGTCGAGATTGCTACACTCACTGAAAAAATGTCAAATTTATCATACAGATAAGTGGACTTGAACGCCGTTTGAAACCAGCACAAGTTTCCCGAGGCAATATTTCTATACTGGATTTCCGCGAAACAACATCTATGGATATCAGTGAACTTCAGAAGATCGATGAAGTCCCGTTACGGGAGGTTTGGGAGCACGAAGAGCAGGATTTTACGCCGTGGCTTCTCGAAAACGTTGATCAACTCGCGTCGCTGATCGGCATTGAGATCAACGATGTCAATAGAGAGACCGCAGTTGGAGACTACACCGCCGACCTTGTCGGGACAGAACCCACAACGGACGATCCCGTTGTAATCGAAAACCAGTTCGGATCAACTGACCACGACCATCTCGGTAAGTTGCTAACATATGCCGCCGGTATCGACGCCAGATTCGTCGTGTGGGTCGCTGAAGGATTTCGAGACGAACATCGATCCGTTCTCGACTGGCTGAACACTCGAGACTCCTCCGGGGCCCGGTTCTTCGGTGTCCGACCCCGCATCGTCAGCGTCGGTACCGATGACGCTCCCCTCGGGTTTGAGTTCACGGTCATCGTTGAACCGAACGACTGGGAACGAGAACTCCGTGACCCACTCTCCGATCGAGAACAAGGGTATCGGGAATTCTTCACCGCTCTTGTCGACGCCTATGCAGAACACCGCCCAAGTTGGAATAGATTAACCCCGCAACCACGGTCGTACTTGACTTTCGGCGCGGGAATCAGTGGCATCTCGTTCGGATGGGTGTTTCATGGCGAGACGGAATTCTCTGTCGAGTTGTATATCGACGCGGGCGATGCAGATCAGAACGAAGTAATCTTCGAGACGTTCAAAGAGGATCGAACGACCATCGAATCGAATCTCGAAAACGACGTCGTCTGGGAACCACTTCCCGACGGGCGAGCCTGTCGGATCAAAGTTCCACGATCAACCCCCGCTCCCGTCGAAGAACTAACTTCCCACGAGCAGAACGAACTGATCGACTGGGGAACTGATCAGATGGACGCGTTCCGTGACGTAATCGAACCCCGGCTTACCCAACTCTAACATCTGCGCTCTTGTGAAGGACATTGTTGGTGAGTCAGAGAACAGTTTGAATGATTTCTTTCAGGGCGTCTCGTCCGGGTTTGCGTAGGATTTTCCGGCGAAGTTCGAAGAGTCTGAGATACGCGGTAAGTTTGTTCTTCGAGATGCCTCGACGGTGGCTCTTGCACGTATTCAGGTGTGCGTCTCCATCAACGTACTCGCCTTCGCCGTGAATAACCGCTTCTCGCTGGTACGTTTCGTCCTTCTCCAATGGGTCGTAGGCACGAAATCCGTCGGTATAGACTGTCAGCGACTCCTCCTCGTGGTCATCGAGGAGGAGTCGCACGGTTGATTCGTCGGCGGATTTCGACGGGATGACGTATCGCTGATCGCTGCCGCGATCAACGAGGGCAAACACAGGTGGCTTATCTCCGTCGTAGCTTCCTCGTCCACGTTTCGACAGGCCACGCGAGCGCGACCAACCGTCGCGCTCGCCGCCTTTCTTCCCGGCGGAGACGTAGAACTCATCGATCTCGACTGGCCCAGCGAGATCGATCCGAGGCGCGTCGAGCGCATCACTAGAATGCTCGACGCGCCGGTGAAGTGACCGATACGAGACATCAAGTTCAGCGTCTAACTGACGGATACTCGTATTGAACCGGAGCAACGAATAGAACGCGAACAACAGCTTATCGAGGCCGATCTCCACGCACGCGAAGATCGTGCCAGTCTTGTCATTGAACGTGCGTCCACAATTTTTACAGCGATACCGCTGATACTCTCGATAGCTGCCGTACTTGATCACCGATTCAGACTGGCAGCGCGGGCACTGGAGGCCCTCGCGCCAGCGAACCTGCTGGTGCAGGTGCGCGGCGCTCGCCTCCGAGCGAAACACTTCAACTGGGATCATAGTCGGATGATGCTGACGTATCACATGCCCGCTACGCTTTCACAGCGCCAGCTCTCTCCGACCACCAATCTGCTTCCGAAGAGCGTACAAGCATGTCTACGCGGTGCTAGTGTTGGCTCGAAGGCGCATTGAGTCGGATAGCCGATTCAAGAATTTCGAAAGAAACAGTGCGTCGCTCGGATTCAACTTGCCGTATGATCGACCGTTGCCACTCTATAACTGATTTAGAAAAAAGTAAATGGGATGTTTGCCAGTATTATTCATGACTGCCGAGACCCCCGAAGACTTCCCTCACTTTTGTTCTATCTGTGGTAGGTCATTCGACTACATCCCCCACAAAACTTACCCAAATCCCGTCTGTGATAACTGCGATAGTCGAGCAGTATCTGAACCAGGAACACCGACTCAATATGGTGACAACCCTGTTTTCATTGATGGAATTCGATGCTTTCGCCGGTATAAGGAGGGTGCGTGGCTGACCCTACGTGATCCCACTGCGTGCGACGACTATGAGGAGTTTTACGACACACACTACGATGATTCTGGGCCGATCCATACTTTCAACCAGCCAGACCCGCCCACAGAAGGCAACTCGATCAGACAATTTTCCGAAGTAAGGGGTTCATCAGAGGACCAAGTAATAGCGAGAGTCATCGAAGGTGATATCCTCAATCAGAGTGCTGATGCGCTCATATGTGGGATTACCACGGATCCGTCGTTAGACGGTGGTGTTGCAGGAGCGGTATGTGATGCCTCAGAGCACTCACTTCGGCCTCTCGTACAAAATAAAGCGCCGTTCACACTCGGTGACGCCGTCGTCACCGGTGGATTTGACCTCCCGTATTCGTACTTGATTTTCGTGGCAGCGACACCAGCCAAAGCGGGAAAAAGAGCAACTGAAGGAAGTGTTCAGCGAGCGGTAAAAAATGGTCTCCATTACGTGGCCGATCTCCGGTTGCCGTCCGTTGTGCTTCCGCTTATCGGCGCTGGTGCTGGCGGACTCAGTACACAGTCCACTGCGTCAGCAATTGCTTCCGGGATACGAGCTTCGTCTGTGTCGCCTCCGGTCTGTGTGAGAGTCGTGACCCAAAACCCGAGAGATCAGGATGCAGTGCAAAACGAACTATCAGTTCGTGGTTCGAATATTCTCAACCAGGAGTATTCTGATCCGCTTGAAGGGCAGATCTCCGCTCAGTTGGAACGTATTAATCAATCGGATTCTCCCTCCAACTGGGAAATTTATCCATGGATAAGCTTTGACCCGTACACTGGCGATATCAATGACTACGATGATCGTGAAGATATAGACCATCACACTCCCCCTAGACCAACCAAGGACGCAATTAAGCGAATTGAAGACCCTCTTAGCGACTTCGGCAAGGATTACGGTAATCCAGAACAGTGGTTTGCGTGGTATGATGGATTCAATTCACAGCTGGGCGGCATCCGAGCAGCGATTGACCATCCTCAACTCGCACGTCAGTTGTACAGCCGTGAGCAGTCCCTGATTGGGATCTTACGGGGACTTGAACATGAGGACTCAGAGTACAGTGACATCCTAGAACTGGTCTTGGATACGCCAAGCAGCGGGAAGACAAACGAGATTGTCGCCCGAATCAGATACCGAGTGTCTGGTGAATATATTGAAACGAGTAACGAACTCACCGACTTGTGCTTACAGACATCGCTTCGGATACTTGAATACACGGTTGAAACTCTGAGCCATCTCGACTTTGACCACCCCATGAGCAATACAATGGAGGTGGATCCTGTTGACCGAATTGAGGTCATTGTTCATGCTTACTCTCAGGTCGCTTTTGAATTGAGTATCCCGATGGATCTTGCGGAGGACGTGGTCTATAGCAATCTTTCTACAAGTGCTCTTTGTGCGACTGCAACGTACTGTGAGAACCATCTCGATTAACTCACGATCTCTCTTCCGAACCCTCAGCGATGTTAGTGAGTGTCTGAGAATTTATAAACTATAAGCCCATCTTACC
Above is a genomic segment from Natronorubrum aibiense containing:
- a CDS encoding IS1595 family transposase — its product is MIPVEVFRSEASAAHLHQQVRWREGLQCPRCQSESVIKYGSYREYQRYRCKNCGRTFNDKTGTIFACVEIGLDKLLFAFYSLLRFNTSIRQLDAELDVSYRSLHRRVEHSSDALDAPRIDLAGPVEIDEFYVSAGKKGGERDGWSRSRGLSKRGRGSYDGDKPPVFALVDRGSDQRYVIPSKSADESTVRLLLDDHEEESLTVYTDGFRAYDPLEKDETYQREAVIHGEGEYVDGDAHLNTCKSHRRGISKNKLTAYLRLFELRRKILRKPGRDALKEIIQTVL
- a CDS encoding macro domain-containing protein: MTAETPEDFPHFCSICGRSFDYIPHKTYPNPVCDNCDSRAVSEPGTPTQYGDNPVFIDGIRCFRRYKEGAWLTLRDPTACDDYEEFYDTHYDDSGPIHTFNQPDPPTEGNSIRQFSEVRGSSEDQVIARVIEGDILNQSADALICGITTDPSLDGGVAGAVCDASEHSLRPLVQNKAPFTLGDAVVTGGFDLPYSYLIFVAATPAKAGKRATEGSVQRAVKNGLHYVADLRLPSVVLPLIGAGAGGLSTQSTASAIASGIRASSVSPPVCVRVVTQNPRDQDAVQNELSVRGSNILNQEYSDPLEGQISAQLERINQSDSPSNWEIYPWISFDPYTGDINDYDDREDIDHHTPPRPTKDAIKRIEDPLSDFGKDYGNPEQWFAWYDGFNSQLGGIRAAIDHPQLARQLYSREQSLIGILRGLEHEDSEYSDILELVLDTPSSGKTNEIVARIRYRVSGEYIETSNELTDLCLQTSLRILEYTVETLSHLDFDHPMSNTMEVDPVDRIEVIVHAYSQVAFELSIPMDLAEDVVYSNLSTSALCATATYCENHLD
- a CDS encoding DUF4268 domain-containing protein translates to MKPAQVSRGNISILDFRETTSMDISELQKIDEVPLREVWEHEEQDFTPWLLENVDQLASLIGIEINDVNRETAVGDYTADLVGTEPTTDDPVVIENQFGSTDHDHLGKLLTYAAGIDARFVVWVAEGFRDEHRSVLDWLNTRDSSGARFFGVRPRIVSVGTDDAPLGFEFTVIVEPNDWERELRDPLSDREQGYREFFTALVDAYAEHRPSWNRLTPQPRSYLTFGAGISGISFGWVFHGETEFSVELYIDAGDADQNEVIFETFKEDRTTIESNLENDVVWEPLPDGRACRIKVPRSTPAPVEELTSHEQNELIDWGTDQMDAFRDVIEPRLTQL